From the Purpureocillium takamizusanense chromosome 6, complete sequence genome, one window contains:
- a CDS encoding Succinate--hydroxymethylglutarate CoA-transferase (EggNog:ENOG503NU4P~COG:I): MSAVAARWMRPLASATSTATAPRAAGSLVPHRVRHRFYSASAAQGSSLPLEGYRVLDMTRVLAGPYCTQILGDLGAEVIKIEHPVRGDDTRAWGPPYATYKPESGAKGPGEAAYFLGANRNKKSLGLSFQHKAGVEILHKLVAKCDILVENYLPGTLKRYSMDYETLRKINPALIYASITGYGQTGPYSNRAGYDVMVEAEFGLMHITGSRDGPPVKVGVAVTDLTTGLYTSNSIMAALLGRAKTGRGQHIDVALSDCQTATLANIASSCLISGKRDSGRWGTAHPSIVPYRSFKTKDGDILFGGGNDRLFGILCDGFHKPEWKDDVKFKTNADRVANRVELEAAIEAISQTKTTQEWLDVFEGSGMPYAAVNDVQDTLNHAHTRARNMVVEMDHEACGPIKMVNTPVKFSESQPSIRSVPPMLGQHTNEVLGEHLGMSESDIAALKEQGVVS; encoded by the exons ATGTCTGCGGTGGCTGCGAGATGGATGAGGccgctggcctcggcgacgtcaacggcgacggccccaCGCGCGGCCGGCTCGCTCGTCCCGCACCGCGTGCGGCATCGCTTCTactcggcatcggcggcgcagggctcCTCGCTGCCCCTCGAGGGCTATCGGGTGCTGGACATGACCCGCGTTCTGGCCGGT CCATACTGCACTCAGATCTTGGGCGACTTGGG CGCCGAGGTGATCAAGATTGAGCACCCtgtccgcggcgacgacacccgGGCGTGGGGCCCTCCTTATGCCACTTACAAGCCCGAGTCGGGCGCCAAGGGCCCCGGTGAGGCTGCTTATTTCCTAGGG GCCAATCGCAACAAAAAGTCCCTTGGTCTCTCATTCCAGCACAAGGCAGGCGTTGAGATCCTTCACAAGCTAGTCGCAAAATGCGACATTCTCGTTGAGAACTACCTCCCCGGCACCCTCAAGAGGTATTCCATGGACTATGAGACGCTTCGCAAGATCAACCCGGCTCTCATCTACGCATCCATCACCGGCTACGGCCAGACCGGGCCCTACTCTAACCGCGCCGGCTACGACGTcatggtcgaggccgagttcGGCCTGATGCACATCACCGGCTCCCGCGACGGACCCCCCGtcaaggtcggcgtcgccgtcacggaTCTCACCACCGGTCTCTACACGAGCaacagcatcatggccgcgctgctcgggCGTGCCAAGACGGGCCGGGGCCAGcacatcgacgtcgccctgAGCGACTGTCAGACCGCAACCCTGGCCAACATTGCCAGCAGCTGCCTCATAAGCGGCAAGCGGGACTCGGGCCGATGGGGGACCGCCCACC CATCCATCGTCCCGTACCGGTCCTTCAAGACCAAGGATGGCGACATTCTATTTGGAGGCGGCAACGACCGCCTCTTCGGCATTCTCTGCGACGGCTTCCACAAGCCCGAGTGGAAAGATGATGTCAAGTTCAAGACCAACGCAGACCGGGTCGCCAACCGCgttgagctcgaggccgccatcgaggccatCTCCCAGACCAAGACGACCCAGGAATGGCTCGACGTGTTTGAGGGCAGCGGCATGCCCTACGCGGCCGTCAACGACGTCCAGGACACCCTCAACCACGCGCACACCCGGGCCCGCAACATGGTCGTCGAGATGGACCATGAGGCGTGTGGGCCCATCAAGATGGTCAACACACCCGTCAAATTCTCCGAAAGCCAGCCCTCCATCCGCTCGGTGCCTCCCATGCTCGGGCAGCACACCAACGAGGTCTTGGGTGAGCACCTGGGAATGAGCGAGTCCGACATTgcggcgctcaaggagcAGGGTGTCGTCAGCTAG
- a CDS encoding uncharacterized protein (COG:S~EggNog:ENOG503P0X5), with protein MEAGGPSSDILLAVPKAHGTNRGDNNVGLSDEQEIAAAPPSPSRSTYSPQFSKARYSWILSRARTAGAGASKTASQNEPPSDRNGEGSKVSSIVAGVAGSPASASTLPMPNSQPPGLWERSMSGMSEVARRYIPSYSPDLKRKRASDEADIDFSQSTIPFKVPARCAPASIIGASVAPPVSGSHGCSKCGVQTSTAQNALVVCHGCLKPFHQHCLSWTDPSENVASRPGTFCQDCLTKSGEQSGGASGESQDRQFIVEKIRRRRLANLPTGVIPAKPELVGFLARQASGAERTEYFLGKKRTELLNILSLCDQLKPQLLVDILVSVSKKHPDLPIFDDPEWRENLPGATAAAAAAAAAPSRPRVTAGAKPRARHGHTLLHPKAGTHKVKGSRKVLKRITVVRPKKEPGLGGTAPPTARPEAAGAGGQDAAAGEAGGGEGEEEVVAEEEEMDALPPTWPKAGEGLYAKLPPESEDRLLLEDDNDEEAFSHFMVDKGGKQMVAVVPACA; from the exons ATGGAAGCAGGAGGGCCAAGCTCGGATATTCTCCTGGCAGTGCCAAAAGCTCACGGCACAAATCGAGGAGACAACAATGTCGGGCTCTCAGATGAACAAGAAATAGCggctgcgccgccatcgccctcgaggtcgacgtATTCGCCGCAATTCTCCAAAGCCCGTTATTCCTGGATCCTGAGCAGAGCACGCaccgctggcgccggcgcatcAAAAACAGCCTCGCAAAATGAACCCCCTTCAGACAGGAATGGCGAGGGCAGTAAAGTTAGCTCCATTGTTGCAGGAGTCGCCGGCagccccgcctccgcctcgaccCTGCCGATGCCCAACTCCCAGCCTCCCGGCCTCTGGGAGCGGTCCATGTCGGGCATGTCAGAGGTCGCGAGACGTTATATCCCCTCCTACTCGCCGGACCTGAAGAGGAAGCGCGCctccgacgaggccgacatcGACTTTTCTCAAAGCACAATCCCGTTCAAGGTGCCAGCGCGATGCGCCCCCGCGTCCATCATCGGTGCATctgtcgcgccgccggtgagTGGCAGTCATGGCTGCTCCAAGTGTGGCGTCCagacctcgacggcgcagaATGCGCTCGTCGTTTGCCACGGCTGTCTCAAGCCGTTTCACCAGCATTGCCTTTCTTGGACGGATCCTTCAGAAAACGTGGCTTCCAGGCCGGGGACGTTCTGCCAAGACTGCCTCACTAAGAGCGGGGAGCagtcgggcggcgcgagcggcgAGTCGCAGGATCGGCAGTTCATCGTCGAAAAGATACGTCGCAGGCGGCTGGCAAATTTACCCACGGGCGTGATCCCTGCAAAGCCAGAGCTCGTCGGCTTCCTCGCGAGGCAGGCATCCGGCGCAGAG CGCACAGAATATTTCCTTGGCAAGAAGAGGACGGAACTGCTCAACATCCTTTCGCTTTGCGACCAGCTCAAGCCTCAGCTTCTCGTTGACATTCTCGTTTCCGTGTCCAAGAAGCACCCCGACCTCCCCATCTTTGACGACCCGGAGTGGAGGGAGAACCTCCCGGGTGctactgctgccgctgccgccgccgccgccgccccttccAGGCCCCGCGTCACGGCCGGAGCCaagccccgcgcgcgccacggCCACACCCTCCTGCACCCCAAGGCGGGCACCCACAAGGTCAAGGGCAGCAGGAAGGTGCTGAAGCGCATCACCGTCGTCCGGCCCAAGAAGGAGCCGGGCCTCGGCGGGACAGCACCACCCACAGCGAGACCCGAAGCGGCGGGTGCGGGGGGCCAggatgccgcggcgggggaggccGGGGGCggggaaggagaagaggaggtggtggcggaggaggaggagatggacgccctgccgccgacgtggcccaaggccggcgagggcctgtatgcgaagctgccgcccgagagcgaggaccggctcctcctcgaggacgacaacgacgaggaggcgtttAGCCACTTCATGGTGGACAAGGGGGGCAAGCAGATGGTGGCGGTCGTCCCGGCTTGTGCgtga